Proteins co-encoded in one Gouania willdenowi chromosome 1, fGouWil2.1, whole genome shotgun sequence genomic window:
- the calhm1b gene encoding calcium homeostasis modulator protein 1 — protein MDKFRMMFQFLQSNQESFMNGICGIMALASAQMYSAFEFSCPCMPEYNYNYGIGLLIIPPIWFFLLGFVLNNNVSVLAEEWRRPTGSRSKDPTILRYMFCSITQRSLIAPAVWVSVTLMDGKSFLCAFSINLDIERFGNTSFVKGMSETEKIKLLARIPCKDLFEHPEIRMAASRYIKCISQACGWMFLLLMTFTAFLIRAIRPCFTQAAFLKTKYWSHYIDIERKIFDETCKEHAKSFAKVCIQQYFENISGEMRVLHHHHSNRDESDDEEDKRRSDEEKLLGIRAQDDMNKVLWNWHTCKPALALRKDQIAEENEGKMNGNLNGAVNGFIKGHAHQVEKKEWAVYYSKV, from the exons ATGGATAAGTTTCGTATGATGTTCCAGTTCCTCCAGTCCAACCAGGAGTCTTTTATGAACGGGATCTGTGGAATCATGGCACTGGCCAGTGCTCAGATGTACTCTGCCTTTGAATTCAGTTGTCCGTGTATGCCTGAGTATAACTACAATTATGGGATCGGACTGCTCATTATTCCCCCGATATGGTTCTTCTTGCTTGGCTTTGTGTTGAACAATAACGTCTCTGTGCTTGCTGAGGAGTGGAGGCGACCCACCGGCAGTCGAAGCAAGGACCCGACGATCCTACGCTACATGTTTTGCTCCATCACACAGAGATCTCTGATAGCCCCCGCAGTCTGGGTGTCTGTCACCCTCATGGATGGAAAGAGCTTCCTCTGTGCTTTTAGCATCAACTTGGATATTGAAAGGTTTGGGAATACCAGTTTTGTTAAAGGAATGTCAGAGACAGAGAAGATCAAACTGTTGGCCAGGATTCCCTGCAAAGACTTGTTTGAACATCCGGAAATTCGAATGGCGGCGTCACGATACATCAAGTGTATATCGCAG GCATGTGGATGGATGTTTTTGCTCCTGATGACCTTCACTGCTTTCTTGATCCGAGCAATCCGCCCCTGCTTTACCCAGGCTGCATTTCTCAAAACCAAGTACTGGTCTCATTACATTGACATCGAGCGCAAAATATTCGATGAAACCTGCAAGGAGCACGCCAAGAGCTTTGCCAAAGTATGCATCCAACAGTACTTTGAGAACATCAGCGGAGAGATGAGAGTCCTCCACCACCATCACTCCAACAGAGATGAGAGCGACGACGAGGAAGACAAGAGGAGAAGTGATGAAGAAAAGTTGCTGGGTATCAGGGCGCAGGATGATATGAACAAGGTGTTGTGGAACTGGCACACCTGTAAACCGGCCCTGGCTTTGAGAAAGGACCAAATAGCGGAGGAAAACGAAGGCAAAATGAATGGAAACCTCAATGGGGCTGTAAATGGCTTCATAAAGGGACACGCCCACCAAGTGGAGAAAAAGGAATGGGCTGTGTATTACAGTAAAGTCTGA